TAGGGATTTGGGTTTGGCTGGAGCTATTTTGGTACGTGATTCTAATACTGGAAAAATATCACGAAAGTTGGTTAACTCGTATCCTACTCCCGTTGCGTTTATCCCAGAGTCTGAATATGTAAGTGATGACACacaatacaacaaacaaacaaaaatggtGCCCGTGTTTTCATACACCAATGAGGTTCTAGAGCCTACAGAAGAGGAAAAACGCTCCAAATTTTATAATCTCCACTCACTAAGTTTGCTCAGGTATATCACCCAGCTTTCTCAAACTCCAATCAACTCCATCGTGGACATAGATTTAGACTTAGTCGATGTACAACCAAGCTCTAGGGGTGGTCTTGAGAATGAGTTTATCTACCTGGCCAGCTTGGATGATAGACTATGTGCTTTTGATTCTATTTATGGGTTGATTGAGTTTAGTCAAAGGTTTTTTGCGGGAGCCAACATCGAAGAATATGATGGGATCAGCGGAGTTTATTTGGTaaataatgaagaaattggcaGCATGACATCTACTGGCGCCTACGGTGGGTTTTtggttgataatttgaaatcattggTATGCAACAAACGTGATAGATGTcatgttgaagaagctaCTCACAGACTTCTTAAAAATACAGTCTTGCTATCCAGTGACGTCACACATGCAATGAATCCCAATTTCAAGGAGGTTTACTTGCAAGGAAACTACCCGTTGCCCAATGTTGGCCCCtcaatcaagtttgatTCAAACGGTCATGTGTTGAGTGACAGCTTGGGTAAAGAGTTTTTAGATAGAGTGGTCAATAACTTACAAGGAGTGAAATTACAAGAGTTTCACATTAGAAATGACTCAAGATCTGGAGGGACCATAGGTCCCATAATGTCAGATGCAAGACGAGGACTAAACGGTGCAAAATTTATCATAGATGTCGGTTTGCCGATTTTAAGCATGCATTCTATAAGGAGTGTTATGGGATATAAAGATGTGGGTATTGGAGTTCGGTTTTTTAAAGAGGTGTTTTCCAAATGGAAAGACGTCATTAAAGAAATGGATGTATAGCGCTACCATATTTTATCCATAGAAAATAGCAGAATCGCATAGAAATTTCTGCGCAGTCCGATATTTCATCTCTATATCAGTCCTACAGTTCAACTGTGTTACATACCAGGAAAACAGTTCAATACACAGCATGAGAATACCAACGTCTATTTTACGACGCAATGTACTTAGGAAAGGTCCTGTGCGATTCAGACCGCTTATTACGGCCAGGTCATTTCATTCTTCCATAAAGAGGCTTATAGACTACGATCCATATCAAATATTAGGTATAGAAAAGTCAGCCGATGCAAAGCAAATAAAGAAAGCATATTACGATTTGGTTAAGAAATACCATCCAGATGTGAACAAGGAAAAGGATGTGGAAAAGAAGTTTCACAAGATACAACAAAGTTATGAAATCTTACGAGATAAGGAAAAGAAGTCGCAATATGATCAATTTGGTCCTAGtgcatttgatgaaaacgGAAACCCAAGCCCATTTGGTGGAGCTGGAGCTGGGGGTACAGGAGGAGGAAACCCATTTGCCGGCTTTGGAGGAGCAGGGTTTGGCAGAGCAAGCAGTGGTGGCAACCCCTTTTCGGGTATgggatttgattttgaagatttgtttAGAGAAGCATTTGCTGGAGGAAGGGGTGCCTCAGGTGGAAGAGGTGGTGGGAGAGCACATTTTGTTACTGAGCATGTTGGAGATAACGTCGAAGTTTTGAAGCTGGTACCATTTAAGGATAGTATTTTTGGTAGTAAGGTAACAATCAACTACAAAGTTGTTGACTCATGTAATACATGCAGTGGTAGTGGGTTGAAAAAAGGAGCCAAGAAAAAGACCTGTCCAACATGTCATGGATCTGGACAGACAACTCATGTAATGGGTGGCTTCCATATGGCATCCACTTGCCCTACCTGTCAAGGTTCCGGTgtgtcaatttcaagatCTGATGAGTGTGGTACGTGTCATGGAAATGGGGTACAAGAAGTGCCTAAATCTACCACCATTGATATTCCTCCAGGTATAAGCGATGGCTCTAGAATCCGTATTCCAGGGGCTGGTGACGCTCCGATGGTGACAAAAGACGGGTATAACCAAATCCGCAACGGCGATTTGATTGTTAGAGTCAGCGTGCAAAAGGATCCCGTGTTTAAACGTGAAAAGAATGATTTAGTAGTGACTCAGGAAATTTTAATGACAACAGCTGCGTTGGGTGGAGAAATCGTTGTGCCAACATTGGATGGACAGAAgatcaagttgaagataAGACCAGGCGTTCAATCTGGAAGGAGATTGACTATACCAGAAAGAGGTGTGCCCATTAACAGAAACTTGAATGACAGAGGTAACCTAGATGTTGTGCTCAATGTGAAGACTTTGGTTCCCGAGAATCCAACACAAACTGCTTTACTCGAGGCGTTAGCTGATGCTTTCAATGATA
The Candida orthopsilosis Co 90-125, chromosome 5 draft sequence genome window above contains:
- a CDS encoding Lap4 protein (protein similar to aminopeptidase I), translating into MNENFTILDDVESISSITPNEESPVFTEDEILEGANLTPDISTINSASSESSKDSWTFPNDYATTDATRFFEFSGSSEKGASTSGAHKDPYADYYETYAGEFIEFMKTNPTTYHTIIHFKSVLEKNNFQYLPQNKPIEDLSPGLYCTSRSDQCMIAFVIGGKWRPENGSCFVGSHCDALSVKLNPRGSLKKKVEGYELLGVAPYSGSLNKNWLNRDLGLAGAILVRDSNTGKISRKLVNSYPTPVAFIPESEYVSDDTQYNKQTKMVPVFSYTNEVLEPTEEEKRSKFYNLHSLSLLRYITQLSQTPINSIVDIDLDLVDVQPSSRGGLENEFIYSASLDDRLCAFDSIYGLIEFSQRFFAGANIEEYDGISGVYLVNNEEIGSMTSTGAYGGFLVDNLKSLVCNKRDRCHVEEATHRLLKNTVLLSSDVTHAMNPNFKEVYLQGNYPLPNVGPSIKFDSNGHVLSDSLGKEFLDRVVNNLQGVKLQEFHIRNDSRSGGTIGPIMSDARRGLNGAKFIIDVGLPILSMHSIRSVMGYKDVGIGVRFFKEVFSKWKDVIKEMDV
- a CDS encoding Mdj1 protein (S. cerevisiae homolog MDJ1 has role in mitochondrial genome maintenance, misfolded or synthesized protein catabolic process, 'de novo' protein folding, protein refolding, response to heat), whose product is MRIPTSILRRNVLRKGPVRFRPLITARSFHSSIKRLIDYDPYQILGIEKSADAKQIKKAYYDLVKKYHPDVNKEKDVEKKFHKIQQSYEILRDKEKKSQYDQFGPSAFDENGNPSPFGGAGAGGTGGGNPFAGFGGAGFGRASSGGNPFSGMGFDFEDLFREAFAGGRGASGGRGGGRAHFVTEHVGDNVEVLKSVPFKDSIFGSKVTINYKVVDSCNTCSGSGLKKGAKKKTCPTCHGSGQTTHVMGGFHMASTCPTCQGSGVSISRSDECGTCHGNGVQEVPKSTTIDIPPGISDGSRIRIPGAGDAPMVTKDGYNQIRNGDLIVRVSVQKDPVFKREKNDLVVTQEILMTTAALGGEIVVPTLDGQKIKLKIRPGVQSGRRLTIPERGVPINRNLNDRGNLDVVLNVKTLVPENPTQTALLEALADAFNDKLANRTDADWQSELEDSLNNEKYQEVDEKDLHPSKLARIGKVLGKFFNFDADKSKKDNEK